From the genome of Streptomyces sp. NBC_00659, one region includes:
- a CDS encoding beta-1,6-galactanase — MIRRRTLLAAAGGTVLGGALATGTARADATIAVNPATTYGKWEGWGTSLAWWANVFGARDDFADLFFTTKSTTYNGASRPGLGLTIARYNLGACSWNTVGGETMTASANIPSFKQIEGYWQDWNNEDPTSSAWKWTADATQRAALTKATARGATSELFANSPMWWMCLNHNPSGASGGGNNLQSWNYRQHASHLAAVALYAKTNWGVNFATVDAFNEPSSSWWTSTGTQEGCHMDASVQSAVLPYLRSELNARGLTSTRISASDETSYDLARTTWSSFSSTTKALVNRVNVHGYQGSGGRRDLLYTDAVTSSGKALWNSEYGDGDGTGLTLASNLLLDFRWLHPTAWVYWQVMDPTAGWGMIKYDASTLTAGAVETKLYVMAQFSRHIRPGMTIVDTGVDYAVAAYDATAKRLVIVAANKATSAQTLTFDLSRFTTVSGGTGGLVPRWNTLTSGGGDLYTAHSDTYLGGKSLAVAFAAGAVQTLQVDGVVV; from the coding sequence ATGATCCGACGCAGAACACTTCTGGCCGCCGCGGGCGGTACGGTCCTCGGCGGCGCCCTGGCGACGGGCACGGCCCGCGCGGACGCGACGATCGCCGTCAACCCGGCCACGACGTACGGGAAATGGGAGGGGTGGGGCACGTCCCTGGCGTGGTGGGCCAACGTCTTCGGCGCCCGCGACGACTTCGCCGACCTCTTCTTCACCACCAAGTCGACGACGTACAACGGCGCTTCGCGCCCGGGTCTCGGACTGACCATCGCCCGCTACAACCTCGGCGCGTGCAGCTGGAACACCGTGGGCGGCGAGACCATGACCGCTTCCGCCAACATCCCCTCCTTCAAGCAGATCGAGGGCTACTGGCAGGACTGGAACAACGAGGACCCGACGTCCTCGGCCTGGAAGTGGACGGCGGACGCCACCCAGCGCGCGGCCCTCACCAAGGCGACGGCGCGCGGCGCGACGAGCGAGCTGTTCGCCAACTCCCCCATGTGGTGGATGTGCCTGAACCACAACCCGTCGGGCGCGTCCGGCGGCGGCAACAACCTCCAGTCCTGGAACTACCGCCAGCACGCCTCCCACCTCGCGGCGGTCGCCCTCTACGCGAAGACGAACTGGGGCGTGAACTTCGCCACCGTGGACGCGTTCAACGAGCCCTCCTCCAGCTGGTGGACGTCCACCGGCACCCAGGAGGGCTGCCACATGGACGCCTCCGTCCAGTCGGCCGTACTCCCCTACCTCCGAAGCGAGTTGAACGCACGGGGCCTCACGTCCACCAGGATCTCCGCGTCGGACGAGACGAGCTACGACCTGGCCCGTACGACGTGGAGCTCCTTCAGCTCGACGACCAAGGCCCTGGTCAACCGGGTCAACGTGCACGGCTACCAGGGTTCGGGCGGACGCCGGGACCTTCTCTACACGGACGCCGTGACGTCGTCCGGCAAAGCCCTGTGGAACTCCGAGTACGGCGACGGGGACGGCACCGGCCTGACCCTGGCGAGCAACCTCCTCCTCGACTTCCGCTGGCTGCACCCGACCGCCTGGGTCTACTGGCAGGTGATGGACCCGACGGCGGGCTGGGGCATGATCAAGTACGACGCGAGCACCCTGACGGCCGGCGCGGTCGAGACGAAGCTCTATGTGATGGCCCAGTTCAGCCGCCACATCCGCCCGGGCATGACGATCGTGGACACGGGCGTGGACTACGCGGTGGCGGCGTACGACGCGACGGCGAAGCGCCTGGTGATCGTCGCGGCGAACAAGGCCACGTCGGCCCAGACCCTGACCTTCGACCTCTCCCGCTTCACCACGGTCTCCGGCGGCACGGGCGGCCTGGTCCCCCGCTGGAACACCCTGACGTCCGGCGGCGGCGACCTCTACACCGCCCACTCGGACACCTACCTCGGCGGCAAGTCCCTGGCGGTGGCGTTCGCGGCGGGGGCGGTGCAGACGCTGCAGGTGGACGGGGTCGTGGTGTGA
- a CDS encoding SEC-C domain-containing protein, with translation MRPDTPAENVDHTAEAARLERTAGLYPEDAEHLLLQAAAHLELAGDRPGATTLYDRLLASDTPLEKPYLVRALKASNLWEYGHEAEARAIIDGVRAAAPRDPAPWVIVAEALESHDELEAAQDTFTEGTTLLLTDVPEPPYSTLPLLFGRHRVRRMLGAAHDEWDALADTLHSSPISLDELHDPKRVWSLGSDNPAELQAEISRLQAELGTYREALSRPFPVAVLHWSAPELTELTTAYPDLIAEYPSHDEHLATIEASLRELAGSGTPNLGIVTATVPSYEAFAASEASSPSDTTLLPQYATTLAARGLAVAWPPQRTSECWCGSGVSYGECHGVGA, from the coding sequence ATGCGCCCCGACACGCCTGCCGAGAACGTCGACCACACCGCCGAAGCGGCTCGCCTGGAGCGGACCGCCGGCCTGTACCCGGAGGACGCCGAGCACCTGCTCCTGCAGGCCGCGGCCCACCTCGAACTGGCCGGCGACCGCCCCGGCGCCACCACCCTCTACGACCGCCTGCTCGCCTCGGACACTCCCCTGGAGAAGCCGTATCTCGTCCGCGCCCTCAAGGCGTCGAACCTGTGGGAGTACGGCCACGAGGCCGAGGCCCGCGCGATCATCGACGGGGTCCGGGCGGCGGCGCCCCGCGACCCGGCCCCCTGGGTGATCGTGGCGGAGGCCCTGGAGTCGCACGACGAGTTGGAAGCGGCACAGGACACCTTCACCGAGGGAACGACCCTGCTCCTGACGGACGTCCCGGAACCCCCCTACTCCACGCTCCCCCTCCTGTTCGGACGTCACCGGGTGCGCCGCATGCTGGGCGCGGCGCACGACGAGTGGGACGCCCTGGCCGACACCCTGCACTCGTCCCCGATCTCCCTGGACGAACTCCACGACCCGAAGCGCGTCTGGTCCCTCGGCTCGGACAACCCGGCGGAACTCCAGGCCGAGATCAGCCGCCTCCAGGCCGAACTGGGCACGTACCGCGAGGCCCTGTCGCGCCCCTTCCCGGTGGCGGTCCTGCACTGGTCGGCCCCCGAACTCACGGAACTGACCACCGCGTACCCGGATCTCATCGCCGAGTACCCGTCCCACGACGAGCACCTCGCGACGATAGAGGCGTCCCTGCGCGAACTGGCCGGCTCCGGCACCCCGAACCTCGGCATCGTCACCGCCACGGTCCCCTCCTACGAGGCCTTCGCCGCCTCGGAGGCCTCCTCCCCCTCGGACACGACCCTGCTCCCCCAGTACGCGACGACCCTGGCGGCCCGGGGGCTGGCGGTCGCCT